The following proteins are encoded in a genomic region of Streptomyces sp. NBC_01723:
- a CDS encoding glycerophosphodiester phosphodiesterase, which produces MHVRTVAVTTTALLGVALTAPLSHARDTGTGDDGPTVVAHRGASAYAPENTLAAVDKAAELGIRWVENDVQRTKDGELVVMHDDDLRRTTDVEEVFPGRSPWKVKDFTAAEIARLDAGSWFGSRYAGARVPTLKQYVNRVEHNHQKLLLELKSPGLYPGIEQQTLKVLANEGWLDRRHVTGRLVVQSFSTDSIRTVHELKPAVKTGFLGTPLVSDLPGYAEFVDQINPSHGSLSMTYVASVHAFEGPHGKRMEVLTWTVDTAAAARRVAGYGVDGIITNKPDVVRDAVGEDAYPSAR; this is translated from the coding sequence ATGCACGTGCGCACAGTTGCCGTCACGACCACCGCACTTCTGGGAGTCGCCCTGACTGCGCCCCTCTCGCACGCCCGGGACACCGGGACCGGCGACGACGGGCCCACGGTCGTCGCGCACCGGGGCGCTTCGGCCTACGCGCCGGAGAACACGCTGGCCGCCGTCGACAAGGCGGCCGAGCTGGGCATCCGCTGGGTGGAGAACGACGTCCAGCGCACCAAGGACGGCGAACTCGTCGTCATGCACGACGACGACCTGCGGCGTACCACCGACGTGGAGGAGGTCTTCCCCGGCCGGTCCCCCTGGAAGGTGAAGGACTTCACCGCCGCGGAGATCGCGCGGCTGGACGCGGGGAGCTGGTTCGGGTCCCGGTACGCGGGCGCGCGCGTGCCGACGCTGAAGCAGTACGTGAACCGTGTGGAGCACAACCACCAGAAGCTGCTGCTGGAGCTGAAGAGCCCCGGCCTGTACCCGGGCATCGAGCAGCAGACCCTCAAGGTGCTCGCCAACGAGGGCTGGCTCGACCGCCGCCATGTGACCGGCCGGCTGGTGGTGCAGAGTTTCAGCACGGACAGCATCCGGACGGTCCACGAGCTCAAGCCGGCCGTCAAGACGGGCTTCCTCGGCACGCCTCTCGTGTCGGACCTGCCCGGGTACGCCGAGTTCGTGGACCAGATCAACCCCTCGCACGGCTCCCTCTCCATGACCTACGTGGCCTCGGTGCACGCGTTCGAGGGGCCGCACGGCAAGCGGATGGAGGTTCTGACCTGGACGGTGGACACCGCTGCCGCAGCCCGGCGGGTGGCGGGGTACGGCGTCGACGGCATCATCACCAACAAGCCGGACGTGGTGCGGGACGCCGTCGGCGAGGACGCGTACCCGTCCGCACGCTGA
- a CDS encoding MHYT domain-containing protein, protein MQGTVDGFNYGLVTPLVAYLMACLGGALGLRCTTRAMLVTRSWRPGWLALGSAAIGSGIWTMHFIAMMGFTIEHTPIRYDWLMTFASLAVAIVMVGVGIFIVGYRGARGTALFTGGTVTGLGIASMHYLGMAGMHLDGQLSYNTFTVSVSVVIAMGAATASLWAAGQVRGFLWSVGAALIMGLAVTGMHYTGMAALDVHVGGTSEPSVGGSPAELLAPMLIGPLAFLVLAGVVVLLDPLMVMGKPTAPPVERKPGIPAHSEIPRTVHRPVRHPARHLRRPLAHRRPRAPQNR, encoded by the coding sequence ATGCAAGGCACGGTCGACGGATTCAACTACGGACTCGTCACACCACTGGTGGCCTACCTCATGGCGTGCCTCGGCGGTGCCCTCGGTCTGCGCTGCACCACGAGGGCCATGCTGGTCACCCGTTCCTGGCGCCCCGGGTGGCTCGCCCTGGGCTCGGCGGCGATCGGCTCCGGCATCTGGACCATGCACTTCATCGCGATGATGGGGTTCACGATCGAACACACGCCGATCCGCTACGACTGGCTGATGACCTTCGCCAGCCTGGCCGTGGCCATCGTGATGGTGGGGGTCGGGATCTTCATAGTCGGCTACCGCGGCGCCCGCGGGACCGCCCTGTTCACCGGCGGCACCGTCACCGGCCTGGGGATCGCCTCGATGCACTACCTGGGTATGGCCGGGATGCACCTGGACGGACAACTGAGCTACAACACGTTCACCGTGTCCGTGTCCGTCGTCATCGCCATGGGTGCTGCCACCGCCTCACTGTGGGCGGCCGGACAGGTCCGGGGCTTCCTGTGGAGCGTGGGCGCCGCCCTGATCATGGGGCTGGCCGTCACCGGCATGCACTACACGGGCATGGCCGCCCTCGACGTCCATGTCGGCGGCACGTCCGAGCCCAGCGTCGGGGGCTCGCCCGCCGAGCTCCTCGCCCCGATGCTGATCGGACCCCTCGCCTTCCTCGTCCTGGCCGGCGTCGTCGTCCTGCTCGACCCGCTGATGGTCATGGGCAAGCCCACCGCCCCGCCCGTCGAGCGGAAGCCCGGCATCCCCGCCCACTCCGAGATCCCGCGCACGGTCCACCGTCCGGTCCGTCACCCGGCCCGCCACCTGCGCCGTCCGCTCGCCCACCGGCGACCTCGCGCCCCGCAGAACCGCTGA
- a CDS encoding carbohydrate kinase family protein, whose amino-acid sequence MTVRPGGALLVVGDVVTDVVARHRVPLAAGTDTVASIRRLPGGAGANVACWAAWAGYGNVRLLGRVGADAAGWHERELTACGVRPLLMVDPSAPTGTVICLVDTGASAERTFLTDSGASLRIGPGDWSDTLLDGVDRLHLSGYLLFAEPSRALVSVALAAARARGVPVSLDPASAGFLAGLGVDRFLGLVEGVDVLLPSRDEACLLTGLPDAADAAAKLSRHVPLVISKQGAEGALVARAGAVCARVPAAPASPRDSTGAGDAFTGAFLAALLAGATPEEAAAAGCRAGATAVERVGGRPPRAVG is encoded by the coding sequence ATGACCGTGCGGCCGGGCGGGGCGTTGCTGGTCGTCGGCGATGTCGTCACGGACGTGGTCGCCCGCCACCGGGTGCCGCTGGCCGCCGGTACGGACACGGTCGCCTCGATCCGTCGCCTGCCCGGCGGTGCGGGTGCCAACGTGGCCTGCTGGGCGGCCTGGGCGGGGTACGGGAACGTCCGGCTGCTGGGCAGGGTCGGCGCCGACGCGGCCGGCTGGCACGAGCGGGAGCTGACGGCCTGTGGAGTGCGTCCGCTGCTGATGGTCGACCCGTCGGCGCCGACGGGGACGGTGATCTGCCTGGTCGACACGGGCGCGTCGGCCGAGCGGACCTTCCTCACGGACAGCGGGGCTTCGTTGCGGATCGGGCCGGGCGACTGGTCGGACACGCTGCTCGACGGCGTCGACCGACTGCACCTGTCGGGCTACCTCCTGTTCGCGGAACCGAGCCGCGCGCTGGTGTCGGTCGCCCTGGCCGCGGCACGCGCGCGCGGGGTGCCGGTCAGCCTTGACCCGGCCTCGGCGGGGTTCCTCGCCGGGCTGGGGGTGGACCGTTTCCTGGGTCTGGTCGAGGGGGTGGACGTCCTGCTGCCGAGCCGTGACGAGGCGTGCCTGCTGACCGGGCTGCCCGATGCCGCGGACGCGGCGGCCAAGCTGAGCCGGCACGTTCCGCTGGTGATCTCCAAGCAGGGGGCGGAGGGCGCTCTGGTGGCCCGGGCCGGCGCCGTGTGCGCCCGGGTCCCCGCTGCCCCTGCGTCGCCGCGGGACAGTACGGGCGCCGGTGACGCATTCACCGGCGCGTTCCTCGCCGCGCTGCTCGCGGGTGCGACGCCCGAGGAGGCGGCGGCCGCGGGGTGCCGGGCGGGTGCGACTGCGGTCGAACGGGTGGGCGGGAGACCTCCGCGGGCGGTCGGCTGA
- the uvrB gene encoding excinuclease ABC subunit UvrB — protein sequence MRPVSQIERTVAPFEVVSPYQPNGDQPAAIAELARRVEAGEKDVVLLGATGTGKSATTAWMIEKLQRPTLVMAPNKTLAAQLANEFRELLPNNAVEYFVSYYDYYQPEAYVPQSDTYIEKDSSINEEVERLRHSATNSLLTRRDVVVVASVSCIYGLGTPQEYVDRMVPLRVGEEHDRDELLRRFVDIQYTRNDMAFARGTFRVRGDTIEIFPVYEELAVRIEMFGDEIEALSTLHPVTGEIISDDQQLYVFPASHYVAGPERLERAANDIEKELAERLTELEKQGKLLEAQRLRMRTTYDLEMLRQIGSCSGVENYSMHFDGRLPGSPPNTLLDYFPDDFLLVIDESHVTVPQIGAMYEGDASRKRTLVDHGFRLPSALDNRPLKWEEFQGRIGQTVYLSATPGAYELSRADGAVEQIIRPTGLVDPEVVVKSTEGQIDDLVHEIRKRTEKDERVLVTTLTKKMAEDLTDYFLELGIQVRYLHSDVDTLRRVELLRELRAGEYDVLVGINLLREGLDLPEVSLVAILDADKEGFLRSGTSLIQTIGRAARNVSGEVHMYADKITPAMEKAIDETNRRREKQVAFNKANGIDPQPLRKKINDIVAQIAREDVDTEQLLGSGYRQVKEGKGAKAPVPSLGGQAAGAKPAKGRGKTKETVPTDRPAAELAEQIEELTNRMRAAAADLQFEIAARLRDEVSEMKKELRQMREAGLA from the coding sequence ATGCGGCCCGTTTCCCAGATCGAACGCACGGTGGCGCCCTTCGAGGTCGTCAGCCCCTACCAGCCGAACGGCGACCAGCCGGCGGCCATCGCCGAGCTGGCCCGGCGAGTCGAAGCAGGCGAGAAGGACGTCGTCCTGCTCGGCGCGACCGGCACCGGCAAGTCCGCCACCACCGCGTGGATGATCGAGAAGCTCCAGCGGCCCACCCTGGTCATGGCGCCGAACAAGACCCTGGCCGCCCAGCTGGCGAACGAGTTCCGCGAACTGCTGCCGAACAACGCCGTCGAGTACTTCGTCTCGTACTACGACTACTACCAGCCCGAGGCCTACGTCCCCCAGTCGGACACCTACATCGAGAAGGACTCCTCGATCAACGAGGAGGTGGAGCGGCTGCGGCACTCCGCGACCAACTCCCTGCTCACCCGCCGCGACGTCGTCGTGGTCGCCTCCGTCTCCTGCATCTACGGCCTGGGCACCCCCCAGGAGTACGTGGACCGGATGGTCCCCCTCCGGGTCGGCGAGGAGCACGACCGGGACGAGCTGCTGCGCCGCTTCGTCGACATCCAGTACACGCGCAACGACATGGCCTTCGCCCGCGGCACCTTCCGCGTGCGCGGCGACACCATCGAGATCTTCCCGGTCTACGAGGAGCTCGCCGTACGCATCGAGATGTTCGGTGACGAGATCGAGGCCCTGTCCACCCTCCACCCGGTCACCGGCGAGATCATCAGCGACGACCAGCAGCTCTACGTCTTCCCCGCCTCCCACTACGTCGCGGGCCCCGAGCGCTTGGAGCGGGCGGCCAACGACATCGAGAAGGAGCTGGCCGAGCGCCTGACCGAGCTGGAGAAGCAGGGCAAGCTCCTGGAGGCCCAGCGACTGCGGATGCGCACGACGTACGACCTCGAGATGCTCCGCCAGATCGGCAGCTGCTCCGGGGTGGAGAACTACTCGATGCACTTCGACGGTCGCCTCCCCGGCTCCCCGCCGAACACGCTGCTGGACTACTTCCCGGACGACTTCCTGCTCGTCATCGACGAGTCGCACGTCACCGTGCCGCAGATCGGCGCGATGTACGAGGGCGACGCCTCCCGCAAGCGCACCCTCGTCGACCACGGCTTCCGGCTGCCCTCCGCACTCGACAACCGACCGCTGAAGTGGGAGGAGTTCCAGGGGCGTATCGGGCAGACCGTCTACCTGTCCGCGACCCCGGGCGCCTACGAGCTCTCCCGCGCGGACGGTGCCGTGGAGCAGATCATCCGCCCCACCGGCCTCGTCGACCCGGAAGTCGTCGTCAAGTCCACCGAGGGCCAGATCGACGACCTGGTGCACGAGATCCGCAAGCGGACCGAGAAGGACGAGCGGGTCCTGGTCACCACACTCACCAAGAAGATGGCCGAGGACCTCACCGACTACTTCCTGGAACTGGGCATCCAGGTCCGCTACCTGCACAGCGACGTCGACACCCTGCGCCGCGTCGAACTGCTGCGTGAACTGCGCGCCGGTGAGTACGACGTCCTGGTCGGCATCAACCTGCTGCGAGAGGGCCTCGACCTGCCCGAGGTCTCCCTGGTGGCGATCCTCGACGCCGACAAGGAGGGCTTCCTGCGCTCCGGCACCTCGCTGATCCAGACCATCGGCCGCGCGGCGCGCAATGTCTCCGGCGAGGTCCACATGTACGCCGACAAGATCACGCCGGCGATGGAGAAGGCGATCGACGAGACCAACCGCCGACGCGAGAAGCAGGTCGCGTTCAACAAGGCGAACGGCATCGACCCGCAGCCACTCCGCAAGAAGATCAACGACATCGTCGCGCAGATCGCCCGCGAGGACGTCGACACCGAGCAGCTGCTCGGCTCCGGCTACCGCCAGGTGAAGGAGGGGAAGGGCGCCAAGGCCCCCGTGCCCTCCCTCGGCGGCCAGGCGGCGGGTGCGAAACCGGCCAAGGGCCGGGGCAAGACCAAGGAGACGGTGCCGACCGACCGTCCCGCCGCGGAGCTCGCCGAGCAGATCGAGGAACTGACCAACCGCATGCGGGCGGCCGCCGCCGACCTCCAGTTCGAGATCGCCGCCAGGCTGCGCGACGAGGTCTCCGAGATGAAGAAGGAACTGCGTCAGATGAGGGAGGCGGGCCTGGCCTGA
- a CDS encoding VOC family protein, producing the protein MTDNTTRLDHVVLWVRDPVAAAGFYEKNLGLEPLRLTEYAAGTVSFPSVRLNEETILDLAPHSLAARMRVVAGADESAGHPVNHICLSLPAHEFHALRARLEEQSVPVSELSHDSYGARGMARRSFYFGDPDGNIIEARHYD; encoded by the coding sequence ATGACGGACAACACGACACGTCTCGACCACGTGGTGCTCTGGGTCCGCGACCCGGTCGCCGCGGCCGGGTTCTACGAGAAGAACCTGGGGCTGGAGCCCTTGCGGCTCACCGAGTACGCCGCGGGGACCGTGAGTTTTCCTTCCGTGCGGCTCAACGAAGAGACCATCCTCGATCTCGCGCCGCACTCCCTCGCGGCACGCATGCGGGTCGTCGCCGGCGCCGACGAGAGCGCGGGGCATCCCGTCAACCACATCTGCCTGTCCCTGCCCGCGCACGAGTTCCACGCGCTGCGCGCCCGCCTGGAGGAGCAGTCCGTCCCGGTCTCGGAGCTCTCCCACGACTCCTACGGCGCCCGCGGCATGGCCCGGCGCAGCTTCTACTTCGGCGACCCGGACGGCAACATCATCGAGGCCAGGCACTACGACTAG
- a CDS encoding pseudouridine-5'-phosphate glycosidase, which produces MMLVVSEEVRAAIDAREPVVALESTIIAHGLPRPRNLLVAGELEEVVRREGAVPATIAVLDGRPHVGLDKEQLERVANEDGIRKLGHRDLPLAVAAGASGATTVSATALLAALAGVRVFATGGLGGVHREWTVTQDESADLGLLARTRITVVCAGVKSILDVPATLQRLETLGVSVAGYGTDRFPGFYLSDSGHPVDWTLDSPEQVAAVMRAQDGLDGPRSAFVVANPVPEEEQLDPALHARVLADALRACEAEGVTGQAVTPFLLDHLVRHTDGASLSANLAAVRGNVRLAARIATAWARA; this is translated from the coding sequence GTGATGCTGGTGGTGTCGGAAGAGGTACGGGCGGCGATCGACGCGCGTGAGCCCGTGGTGGCCCTGGAGTCCACGATCATCGCGCACGGGCTGCCGCGCCCGCGCAATCTGCTGGTGGCCGGGGAGCTGGAGGAGGTGGTCCGTCGGGAGGGCGCCGTCCCGGCGACGATCGCCGTCCTGGACGGGCGGCCGCACGTGGGCCTCGACAAGGAGCAACTGGAGCGGGTCGCCAACGAGGACGGCATCCGCAAGCTGGGCCATCGGGACCTGCCGCTCGCGGTGGCGGCCGGAGCGAGCGGCGCGACCACCGTGTCGGCGACCGCGCTGCTGGCGGCTCTGGCGGGCGTGCGGGTGTTCGCGACCGGTGGGCTGGGCGGTGTGCACCGGGAGTGGACGGTGACGCAGGACGAGTCGGCCGACCTGGGCCTGCTGGCACGCACCCGGATCACCGTGGTGTGCGCGGGGGTGAAGTCCATCCTGGACGTACCGGCGACCCTGCAACGGCTGGAGACGCTCGGCGTCTCGGTGGCGGGCTACGGCACGGACCGCTTCCCCGGCTTCTACCTGTCCGACTCCGGGCACCCGGTGGACTGGACGCTGGACAGCCCGGAGCAGGTGGCGGCCGTCATGCGGGCGCAGGACGGCCTGGACGGGCCGCGGTCCGCGTTCGTGGTCGCCAACCCGGTCCCCGAGGAGGAGCAGCTGGATCCCGCGCTGCACGCACGCGTGCTGGCCGACGCGCTGCGCGCGTGCGAGGCGGAGGGGGTGACCGGGCAGGCGGTCACCCCGTTTCTCCTGGACCACCTGGTGCGCCACACCGACGGTGCCTCGCTGAGCGCCAATCTGGCGGCGGTGCGCGGAAACGTACGGCTGGCGGCCCGTATCGCGACGGCCTGGGCCCGGGCATGA
- a CDS encoding methyltransferase domain-containing protein: MTRTDGYLLDNRQAEAAERFDAFAKLFDPTTFRHLETLGVGPGWRCWEVGAGGTSVVSWLAKKVGPTGRVIATDIDTSRVAPAGRPPVEVRVHDVGAQEPPGEGFDLVHARLVLVHVPDRERALRSMVKALRPGGRLLVEDADPALQPLLCPDEHGPEQQLANRLRQGFRQLLSRRGADLSYGRRLPRLLREAGLRRVEADAYFPVTSPACAALESATVRQIRDELVGEGVATHDDIDRHLANVASGSMDLATAPMISAWGRKA, translated from the coding sequence ATGACGCGAACCGACGGATACCTCCTCGACAACCGGCAGGCCGAGGCTGCGGAGCGCTTCGACGCCTTCGCCAAGCTCTTCGACCCCACCACGTTCCGGCACCTCGAGACGCTCGGCGTCGGACCCGGCTGGCGCTGCTGGGAGGTCGGGGCCGGCGGAACCTCCGTGGTGTCGTGGCTGGCCAAGAAGGTCGGGCCGACCGGCAGGGTCATCGCGACGGACATCGACACCTCGCGGGTCGCTCCGGCCGGGCGCCCGCCGGTCGAGGTGCGTGTGCACGACGTGGGCGCGCAGGAGCCGCCGGGGGAGGGGTTCGACCTGGTGCACGCGAGGCTGGTACTCGTCCACGTCCCGGACCGGGAGCGGGCGTTGCGGTCGATGGTCAAGGCCCTGCGCCCCGGTGGCCGCCTCCTGGTCGAGGACGCCGATCCCGCCCTGCAGCCCCTGCTCTGCCCCGACGAGCACGGCCCCGAGCAGCAACTGGCGAACCGCCTCCGGCAGGGCTTCCGCCAGCTGCTGTCCCGCCGCGGAGCCGACCTCTCCTACGGCCGCCGGCTGCCGCGCCTGCTCCGGGAGGCCGGACTGCGCCGCGTGGAGGCCGACGCCTACTTCCCGGTCACCTCGCCCGCGTGCGCCGCCCTGGAGTCGGCGACCGTCCGTCAGATCCGCGACGAGCTGGTCGGCGAGGGAGTGGCCACCCACGACGACATCGACCGGCATCTCGCCAACGTCGCGTCCGGCAGCATGGACCTGGCGACGGCTCCGATGATCTCGGCGTGGGGGCGCAAGGCGTAA
- a CDS encoding TerD family protein produces MTVNMTKGQAISLQKNDGGSLTSVRMGLGWQAAPRRGLFGSRTREIDLDASAVLFADKQPVDVVFFRHLVSDDGSVRHTGDNLVGGVGQGGDDEAILVDLQRIPVHIDQIVFTVNSFTGQTFQEVQNAFCRLVDETNGQELARYTLAGGGAYTAQIMAKVDRAGQGWSMTAIGTPANGRTFQDLMPAILPVL; encoded by the coding sequence GTGACCGTCAACATGACCAAGGGTCAGGCCATCAGTCTGCAGAAGAACGACGGCGGCAGCCTGACGTCGGTGCGCATGGGTCTCGGCTGGCAGGCGGCTCCCCGGCGCGGCCTGTTCGGCTCCCGCACCCGGGAGATCGACCTGGACGCCTCCGCGGTCCTCTTCGCGGACAAGCAGCCGGTCGACGTCGTCTTCTTCCGCCACCTGGTGAGCGACGACGGCTCGGTGCGCCACACCGGGGACAACCTGGTGGGCGGTGTCGGCCAGGGCGGCGACGACGAGGCGATCCTCGTCGACCTCCAGCGCATCCCGGTCCACATCGACCAGATCGTCTTCACCGTGAACTCGTTCACCGGCCAGACCTTCCAGGAAGTGCAGAACGCGTTCTGCCGCCTGGTCGACGAGACCAACGGGCAGGAACTCGCCCGCTACACGCTGGCCGGTGGCGGCGCCTACACGGCGCAGATCATGGCCAAGGTGGACCGAGCGGGCCAGGGCTGGTCGATGACCGCCATCGGTACCCCGGCCAACGGCCGCACCTTCCAGGACCTGATGCCGGCGATCCTGCCGGTCCTCTGA
- a CDS encoding methylated-DNA--[protein]-cysteine S-methyltransferase, giving the protein MDSPGQYEQRVVWTVVGTDIGPLMLAATSDGLVNVVFHATADARDQALERLAARLGTEPVEAPGSPLLAEAIRQVASYFAGARQDFDLPLDWSLISGFNREVLRELASGVPYGSVVGYGDLAGRVGQPGAAQAVGMAMGANPLPVVVPCHRVVERDGGIGGFGGGVETKRRLLALEGVLPEPLF; this is encoded by the coding sequence ATGGACAGCCCTGGGCAGTACGAGCAGCGGGTCGTGTGGACCGTCGTCGGCACCGACATCGGTCCGCTGATGCTGGCCGCCACCTCCGACGGCCTGGTCAACGTCGTGTTCCACGCCACCGCCGACGCCCGCGACCAGGCGCTCGAAAGGCTCGCGGCCCGGCTGGGCACGGAGCCCGTGGAGGCCCCCGGCTCCCCGCTGCTGGCCGAGGCGATACGCCAGGTGGCGTCGTACTTCGCGGGGGCCAGGCAGGACTTCGACCTGCCGCTGGACTGGTCGCTGATCTCGGGGTTCAACCGGGAGGTACTGCGTGAGCTGGCCTCCGGCGTCCCTTACGGCTCGGTCGTCGGGTACGGCGACCTGGCCGGCCGGGTGGGCCAGCCGGGCGCGGCCCAGGCGGTCGGTATGGCCATGGGCGCCAACCCGCTGCCGGTCGTCGTGCCCTGCCACCGCGTGGTGGAGCGCGACGGGGGCATCGGCGGGTTCGGCGGCGGGGTGGAGACCAAGCGGCGGTTGCTCGCGCTGGAGGGTGTGCTGCCCGAGCCGCTGTTCTGA
- a CDS encoding TerD family protein has protein sequence MTAELTRGQNHPLPRTRLEIRVSAGTPIVAGATLGDEKGTVHGVEWVAHPGTPTLPGLEVSRQAAADHRLAVDLDALPDTVHRVSVLLALPAAGQGPVRFGAVAAPFVAVTDLDGDEVASYTVTGLERESAVVALELYRRQGAWKVRAVGQGYAGGLAELLTDQNLPQAHQLAGTIHEAVGRGLARSVPAPPAHAADADRPRQTAAPAHGPDHGSAPQGAPGPVPPVSPYDGQSPAGGQTPGGPGQHVTQQPYRDGTGDPAPAGQASTPTGGGPIDYSHPRRQNAAPPPPPPAAPPAEPGRPARPVAGDATGWSMEERLYNQVWGMFEDLSRTMAAYRSAVDFADSRMEKELDQALSDPRSRIGGQGDAAREAARARHDQLVSRAREVLDRDVAQLVAEAEVVEPALPAAFARWDNPVWHAYRVPMEIPMALRLGDLHLPEADRVRIPLLMRLPLERGLWIDSGRSASLDGAVPDSHETRRLGLETAVAHAARLLAVYPAGEFTVHVIDPAGSGAQPLAPLVQTGVLAAPPALGAAGTADVLARLTQRVDLVQMALRGGAPDALPPGVDTSQQLLIVNDFPHGFDDRAVNQLRYLADEGPAVGVHLMMVADREESAGYGPLLDPLWRSLLRLTPVPEDHLADPWVGHAWTYEPALVPPGSQVLQQVLAQVAAARRSWGG, from the coding sequence ATGACGGCCGAGCTGACGCGGGGACAGAACCACCCGCTTCCCCGGACCCGTCTGGAGATCCGGGTCTCGGCCGGCACGCCGATCGTGGCCGGAGCCACGCTCGGCGACGAGAAGGGCACGGTTCACGGGGTGGAGTGGGTGGCTCACCCGGGCACCCCCACCCTGCCGGGCCTGGAGGTCTCCCGGCAGGCGGCCGCCGACCACCGCCTCGCGGTGGACCTGGACGCACTCCCGGACACCGTGCACCGCGTGAGCGTGCTGCTCGCCCTGCCCGCCGCCGGGCAGGGCCCGGTCCGTTTCGGTGCCGTCGCCGCCCCCTTCGTCGCGGTCACGGACCTCGACGGCGACGAAGTCGCCAGCTACACCGTCACCGGCCTGGAACGCGAGTCCGCGGTCGTCGCCCTGGAGCTCTACCGGCGCCAGGGCGCGTGGAAGGTGCGCGCCGTCGGCCAGGGCTACGCGGGCGGCCTCGCCGAACTGCTCACCGACCAGAACCTGCCCCAGGCCCACCAGTTGGCCGGGACCATCCACGAAGCGGTGGGGCGCGGGCTGGCCCGTTCGGTACCGGCCCCTCCGGCCCACGCCGCGGACGCCGACCGCCCCCGGCAGACCGCCGCCCCGGCGCACGGTCCGGACCACGGCTCCGCACCCCAGGGCGCTCCCGGTCCCGTACCGCCGGTGTCCCCGTACGACGGCCAGAGTCCTGCCGGCGGTCAGACACCCGGCGGGCCGGGACAGCACGTGACGCAGCAGCCGTACCGGGACGGCACGGGCGACCCCGCACCGGCCGGCCAGGCGTCCACGCCCACCGGCGGCGGCCCCATCGACTACAGCCACCCGCGCCGCCAGAACGCGGCCCCGCCGCCGCCCCCGCCGGCCGCGCCCCCGGCCGAACCAGGCCGGCCCGCCCGGCCCGTCGCCGGTGACGCCACCGGCTGGTCCATGGAGGAGCGGCTCTACAACCAGGTGTGGGGCATGTTCGAGGACCTGTCCCGCACCATGGCCGCGTACCGCAGCGCCGTCGACTTCGCCGACTCGCGCATGGAGAAGGAACTCGACCAGGCCCTCTCCGACCCGCGCAGCCGGATCGGCGGACAGGGAGACGCCGCCCGCGAGGCGGCACGTGCCCGGCACGACCAGTTGGTCTCCCGGGCCAGGGAGGTCCTGGACCGGGACGTCGCCCAGCTGGTCGCCGAGGCCGAGGTCGTCGAGCCCGCCCTGCCCGCGGCGTTCGCGCGCTGGGACAACCCGGTCTGGCACGCCTACCGCGTCCCCATGGAGATACCGATGGCCCTGCGGCTGGGCGATCTCCATCTGCCGGAGGCCGACCGCGTACGCATCCCGCTGCTGATGCGGCTGCCGCTGGAGCGCGGTCTGTGGATCGACAGCGGGCGTTCCGCCTCGCTCGACGGTGCGGTCCCGGACTCCCACGAGACGCGGCGGCTCGGCCTGGAGACGGCGGTCGCGCACGCGGCCCGGCTGCTCGCCGTGTACCCGGCGGGCGAGTTCACCGTGCACGTCATCGACCCGGCCGGATCCGGTGCGCAGCCGCTGGCACCCCTCGTGCAGACCGGGGTGCTCGCCGCTCCGCCCGCCCTCGGCGCGGCAGGGACGGCGGACGTGCTGGCCCGCCTCACCCAGCGCGTCGACCTGGTGCAGATGGCGTTGCGCGGCGGTGCTCCCGACGCGCTGCCGCCCGGTGTCGACACGTCCCAGCAGCTCCTGATCGTCAACGACTTCCCGCACGGCTTCGACGACCGGGCGGTGAACCAGCTGCGCTACCTCGCCGACGAGGGGCCGGCCGTCGGCGTCCACCTGATGATGGTCGCCGACCGGGAGGAGTCCGCGGGGTACGGGCCGCTGCTGGACCCCCTGTGGCGTTCACTGCTCCGGCTGACACCGGTACCCGAGGACCACCTGGCCGACCCCTGGGTCGGGCATGCGTGGACGTACGAGCCGGCGCTCGTGCCGCCCGGCAGCCAGGTGCTCCAGCAGGTCCTCGCTCAGGTCGCGGCGGCCCGCCGTTCGTGGGGCGGGTAA